In Niallia sp. FSL W8-0635, one genomic interval encodes:
- a CDS encoding ABC transporter ATP-binding protein — protein MGKRHEKEAQNKLNSSQTEEQDKQPTEAIPPAAKGMNLSSLKELGVYCKAYFPIIILALILAMAAAIFSIIGPDQLSKMTDYITAGLMGEIDLDAVYDVAIFLVFLYGLGYIFNYVQGFIMATVTQRISKQLRRDISGKINRLPLSYFDNTTTGDVLSRVTNDVDMVGQTMNQSVSSLITAVTMFIGSLIMMFYTNWIMAITAILSTFIGFAFMFFIISKSQKFFAQQQQELGKLNGHIEEIYSGHNVVKAYNGEQQAKDAFTSINTRLFESAWKSQFMSGLMMPLMMFIGNFGYVVVCIVGAVLAVNGSISFGVIVAFMLYIRLFTQPLQQIAQAATNLQQTAAASGRVFEFLAEEELVKEVEKKEKLQNVKGDVEFKHVRFGYSEDKAVIKDFSVQVKAGQKVAIVGPTGAGKTTLINLLMRFYEVNGGEITIDGVPTNQMTREALHDLFCMVLQDTWIFEGSIRDNIVYSREGVSDEEVEAACKAVGLHHFIQTLPNRYDTILDDKTSLSAGQKQLITIARAMVKIAPLLILDEATSSVDTRTELLIQQAMDKLTEGKTSFVIAHRLSTIKNADLILVMKEGDIIEAGTHKELIEKNGFYAELYNSQFEEAS, from the coding sequence TTGGGTAAACGTCATGAAAAAGAAGCGCAAAATAAATTAAATTCCTCCCAAACCGAGGAGCAGGATAAACAGCCAACAGAAGCAATCCCTCCTGCTGCGAAAGGCATGAATTTATCGAGTTTGAAGGAATTAGGAGTTTACTGTAAAGCCTATTTTCCAATTATTATCCTGGCTTTAATCCTTGCGATGGCAGCAGCGATCTTCAGTATTATTGGTCCTGATCAGCTAAGCAAAATGACAGACTATATTACAGCAGGTTTAATGGGAGAAATTGATCTTGATGCTGTCTATGATGTTGCTATTTTTCTGGTATTCCTCTATGGGTTAGGCTATATTTTCAATTATGTTCAAGGCTTTATTATGGCAACTGTTACACAAAGGATTTCGAAACAATTAAGAAGAGATATTTCGGGGAAAATTAATCGATTGCCTTTAAGCTATTTTGATAATACAACAACAGGTGATGTTCTAAGCCGTGTCACAAATGATGTTGATATGGTTGGACAGACGATGAACCAAAGTGTTAGTAGCTTAATTACGGCTGTTACGATGTTCATCGGTTCTTTAATCATGATGTTCTATACTAACTGGATTATGGCAATTACAGCGATTCTCTCTACATTCATTGGTTTTGCCTTTATGTTTTTTATTATTTCAAAATCACAGAAGTTCTTTGCCCAACAGCAGCAAGAGCTTGGGAAACTGAATGGCCATATAGAGGAAATCTATTCTGGTCATAATGTTGTGAAAGCTTACAATGGGGAGCAACAGGCGAAGGATGCTTTTACGTCCATTAATACGCGACTATTTGAAAGTGCATGGAAATCGCAATTTATGTCAGGGCTGATGATGCCATTAATGATGTTTATTGGAAACTTCGGCTATGTGGTTGTATGTATTGTTGGTGCAGTGCTTGCCGTTAATGGAAGTATTTCATTTGGTGTTATTGTTGCCTTTATGCTCTACATTCGTTTATTTACACAGCCGCTTCAGCAAATTGCACAAGCGGCAACAAATTTACAACAAACTGCAGCGGCAAGTGGACGTGTTTTTGAATTCTTGGCAGAAGAAGAGCTTGTTAAGGAAGTAGAAAAGAAAGAAAAACTGCAGAATGTTAAAGGCGATGTGGAATTTAAGCATGTACGCTTTGGATACAGTGAAGATAAAGCCGTTATAAAGGACTTTTCTGTACAGGTAAAAGCTGGTCAGAAGGTAGCGATAGTAGGTCCAACTGGAGCTGGAAAAACAACGTTAATTAACTTGCTTATGCGTTTTTATGAGGTGAATGGTGGGGAAATTACTATTGATGGTGTTCCAACCAATCAAATGACAAGAGAAGCGCTCCATGATTTATTCTGCATGGTGCTTCAGGATACATGGATATTTGAAGGTTCGATTCGCGATAACATCGTGTATTCTAGAGAAGGTGTATCCGATGAAGAAGTGGAAGCAGCCTGCAAAGCAGTAGGATTACATCATTTCATTCAAACACTGCCAAATCGCTATGATACAATCTTAGATGACAAGACGAGTTTATCAGCAGGGCAAAAACAGCTTATTACTATTGCCCGTGCGATGGTAAAAATCGCACCATTGCTTATTCTCGATGAAGCGACTAGCTCTGTCGATACGCGCACAGAATTGTTGATTCAACAAGCAATGGATAAGCTGACAGAAGGAAAAACTTCCTTTGTTATTGCCCATAGACTGTCGACGATAAAAAATGCAGACTTAATCCTCGTGATGAAAGAGGGAGACATTATCGAAGCAGGTACGCATAAGGAACTAATTGAAAAGAATGGCTTCTATGCAGAGCTTTATAATAGTCAGTTTGAAGAGGCATCGTAA
- a CDS encoding nuclease-related domain-containing protein, which produces MFLNEICKSDRLKSTELLIIRLKETHKLRPNVMEDLRKLLAGFRGEKEMKYYLQFLPEKDCLIIHNLRLYDGKTYFQIDYLILTQRFALILECKNYYGEVHFDSNFNQLIRKVDEKEEGFSDPISQAKRHQRQLQTYFKLHNLPPIPIEFLVIFSNPSTIIKGNPAIKDKVIHSHSFLEKWEQMHLKYKVIVMDRKMLRKVSKNFMKNNTTETVDLLKKYGLQPSDLITGVQCPACEKFAMQRKKRKWFCPHCNSYDTAAHQKAVIDYLLLIKPTITNKEFREFAHITSRETAAKMLVRMKLPSTGENKGRKYHKP; this is translated from the coding sequence TTGTTCTTAAACGAAATTTGCAAGAGTGATCGATTGAAATCCACCGAGTTGCTCATCATTAGGTTAAAAGAAACGCATAAACTTAGACCGAATGTAATGGAAGATTTAAGGAAACTATTAGCTGGTTTTCGTGGAGAAAAAGAAATGAAGTATTATCTGCAGTTTCTGCCGGAAAAAGATTGTCTCATCATTCATAATCTCCGTCTTTACGATGGAAAAACATATTTTCAGATAGACTACCTCATTCTCACACAGAGATTTGCCCTCATTTTAGAATGCAAAAACTATTATGGAGAGGTTCACTTTGACTCCAACTTTAATCAGTTAATTCGCAAAGTCGATGAAAAGGAAGAAGGATTTTCTGATCCAATTTCGCAAGCGAAAAGGCACCAACGCCAATTACAAACATACTTCAAGCTACACAACCTCCCACCAATTCCCATCGAATTCTTAGTCATTTTTAGTAATCCATCAACAATCATAAAAGGAAATCCCGCCATTAAAGACAAAGTCATCCACAGCCACAGTTTTTTAGAAAAATGGGAACAAATGCATCTAAAATATAAAGTGATCGTGATGGATAGGAAGATGCTACGCAAAGTATCGAAAAACTTCATGAAAAATAACACCACAGAAACCGTTGATTTACTAAAAAAATATGGACTACAACCAAGTGATCTTATCACAGGAGTCCAATGCCCAGCATGTGAAAAATTTGCAATGCAGCGGAAGAAACGGAAATGGTTTTGTCCTCATTGTAACAGCTATGATACAGCTGCCCATCAAAAGGCTGTTATAGATTACCTTTTATTAATAAAACCCACTATCACAAATAAGGAATTTCGCGAATTTGCCCACATTACCTCGCGTGAAACAGCTGCAAAGATGCTAGTAAGGATGAAATTGCCAAGTACAGGAGAAAATAAGGGTAGAAAGTACCATAAACCGTAA
- a CDS encoding thioredoxin family protein — MKTEQQYFEEGSSIQAYMDNMSTLKEESYEVYQNFTLPEDGFAEELKQHNLHFLTITEDWCGDAMVINPILRKLVEAADLQMNVALRDADTDLIDRHLTNGGRAIPMVLVLNEQGELVGKWGPRAPEVQEMVNEGRAKLPAKEDPAFEEKQKEFYKQLKETYRTEPAIWTFVYNSFKNTLKEIIK, encoded by the coding sequence ATGAAGACAGAACAACAATATTTCGAAGAAGGATCAAGCATTCAAGCATACATGGACAATATGAGTACATTGAAAGAGGAAAGCTATGAGGTGTATCAAAACTTTACGCTGCCTGAAGATGGTTTTGCGGAAGAATTAAAGCAGCATAACCTTCACTTCCTGACGATAACGGAAGATTGGTGTGGGGATGCGATGGTGATTAATCCGATTCTTCGCAAATTAGTGGAAGCAGCAGACCTTCAGATGAATGTGGCATTAAGAGATGCGGATACGGATTTAATCGACAGACATTTAACAAACGGCGGCAGAGCGATTCCAATGGTACTTGTTTTAAATGAACAAGGGGAATTAGTCGGCAAATGGGGACCTCGCGCACCAGAAGTACAAGAAATGGTGAATGAAGGTCGCGCGAAGCTCCCAGCAAAAGAGGATCCAGCATTTGAGGAAAAACAAAAAGAATTTTATAAGCAATTAAAAGAGACATATCGAACAGAGCCAGCTATTTGGACATTTGTGTATAACAGCTTTAAGAACACATTAAAAGAAATCATAAAATAG
- a CDS encoding MarR family winged helix-turn-helix transcriptional regulator encodes MLDRATYIWESIDFLNRFIMKSLQRHAEEHGLTAPQARVILEVFINKKISVKQLTQNLRMTQSTVSDIVERLTEKGILIKKPNPQDKRSVQIMLTEKMVKIIEETSPKPIQKIMGSVLENLQPSEQVAVEEGIRLLVAAVGEKMEADGIDSLEDFDVLFLPKEKKK; translated from the coding sequence ATGCTAGATAGGGCCACATACATTTGGGAATCGATTGATTTCTTGAATCGCTTTATTATGAAGAGCCTACAGAGACATGCAGAAGAGCATGGACTAACGGCTCCGCAAGCACGCGTCATTCTAGAGGTCTTTATAAATAAAAAAATTAGTGTAAAGCAGCTTACCCAAAATCTTCGCATGACACAAAGTACGGTTTCGGATATTGTGGAAAGACTAACAGAAAAAGGGATTCTCATTAAGAAACCGAATCCGCAAGACAAACGCTCTGTACAGATTATGTTAACAGAAAAAATGGTCAAAATAATTGAAGAAACATCACCAAAGCCGATTCAAAAAATAATGGGTTCGGTATTAGAAAATTTGCAGCCAAGCGAGCAGGTAGCCGTAGAAGAAGGAATCCGATTATTGGTAGCAGCAGTTGGCGAGAAGATGGAAGCAGATGGGATTGATAGCTTAGAGGATTTCGATGTACTTTTTTTGCCGAAAGAGAAGAAAAAGTAA
- a CDS encoding ABC transporter ATP-binding protein yields the protein MLRIFKNFEKRDWWLIVCALVFIVGQVWLDLKLPDYMAEITRLVQTEGSELSDVLTQGAFMLLCAVGSMVASIITVYFAAKVAAGFSNRLRKKVFDKTLSFSMEELSSFSTASLITRSTNDIMQVQMLIILSLQIVIKAPIIAVWGVFKIMGKSWEWTAATGVAIVVLLVLIAILVLVALPKFKVIQKLTDNLNMVTRENLTGIRVVHAYNATHYHEEKFEKANKELTDTNLFTTRTMAVMMPTITLIMSGMSLAIYWIGAVLINNAPMADRLPLFSDMVVFSSYAMQIIMAFMMLSIAFVMFPRAAVSAKRINEVLDTEVKIKSGAQSEGDSKGEIEFRHVSFKYPGANDYILKDISFTASKGETVAIIGSTGSGKSTLLNLIPRFMEATDGEILVDGLNVKNYKLEALRDKIGYVSQKAVMFSGSVTSNVAFGGEKQTEEEVKRAVEIAQGKDFIEKMEEQYEAAISQGGTNLSGGQKQRLSIARAIYKDPEIYLFDDSFSALDYKTDRVLRSKLKEKINDATNIIVAQRIGTIKDADRILVLDKGEVVGMGTHDELMITCDVYQEIALSQLSKEELEIG from the coding sequence ATGTTAAGGATTTTTAAAAATTTCGAGAAGAGAGACTGGTGGCTCATTGTCTGTGCGTTAGTCTTTATTGTTGGGCAAGTATGGCTTGATTTGAAGCTTCCAGATTATATGGCGGAAATCACGAGACTTGTTCAAACAGAAGGAAGTGAGTTAAGTGACGTTCTCACACAAGGGGCATTTATGTTACTTTGTGCAGTGGGGAGCATGGTTGCATCCATTATAACCGTCTATTTTGCGGCAAAAGTAGCTGCTGGCTTTTCAAATCGCCTGCGCAAAAAGGTCTTTGATAAAACCTTATCCTTTTCAATGGAAGAGCTCTCTAGTTTTTCTACAGCGAGCTTAATTACTCGTTCTACTAATGATATTATGCAAGTGCAAATGCTGATTATATTAAGCTTGCAAATTGTGATAAAGGCTCCGATTATTGCGGTTTGGGGTGTTTTTAAGATTATGGGGAAAAGCTGGGAATGGACCGCTGCAACTGGTGTCGCGATTGTGGTGCTACTAGTGTTAATCGCTATCCTTGTTCTTGTGGCACTTCCTAAATTTAAAGTAATCCAGAAGCTAACAGATAATCTTAATATGGTAACAAGAGAAAATTTAACAGGTATTCGTGTGGTTCATGCTTATAATGCAACTCATTATCACGAAGAGAAGTTTGAGAAAGCGAATAAGGAACTAACAGATACGAATCTTTTTACAACAAGAACAATGGCTGTGATGATGCCGACAATTACTCTTATTATGTCAGGGATGAGTCTTGCTATTTACTGGATTGGAGCGGTGCTAATCAATAATGCTCCAATGGCAGATAGATTACCATTGTTCTCTGATATGGTCGTATTTTCTTCTTATGCGATGCAGATTATTATGGCCTTTATGATGCTTTCTATCGCATTTGTCATGTTTCCTCGTGCCGCTGTTTCAGCGAAAAGAATCAACGAAGTGCTGGATACTGAGGTGAAAATAAAGAGTGGTGCACAATCGGAAGGGGACAGCAAAGGAGAAATTGAATTTCGCCATGTTAGCTTTAAATATCCTGGTGCGAATGATTATATTCTTAAAGATATCAGCTTTACTGCTTCCAAGGGAGAAACAGTCGCAATCATAGGTTCAACAGGTAGTGGAAAAAGTACATTACTCAACCTGATTCCACGTTTTATGGAAGCAACCGATGGCGAAATTCTGGTGGATGGCCTTAACGTGAAAAATTATAAGCTAGAAGCGCTGCGAGATAAAATTGGCTATGTATCCCAAAAAGCGGTTATGTTCAGTGGTTCCGTTACTTCCAATGTCGCTTTTGGCGGAGAGAAGCAAACGGAAGAGGAAGTGAAAAGAGCAGTAGAAATTGCGCAAGGAAAGGATTTTATTGAAAAAATGGAAGAACAATATGAAGCAGCGATTTCGCAAGGGGGAACGAATCTTTCTGGTGGGCAGAAACAGAGATTATCGATTGCTCGTGCCATTTATAAAGATCCGGAAATCTATTTATTTGATGATTCGTTTTCTGCATTGGATTATAAAACAGACCGCGTGCTACGTTCCAAGTTAAAAGAGAAAATAAATGATGCCACAAACATTATCGTTGCACAGCGTATTGGAACGATTAAAGATGCTGATCGAATTCTTGTTTTAGATAAAGGGGAAGTAGTTGGAATGGGTACGCATGATGAGCTGATGATCACATGTGATGTGTATCAAGAAATTGCCTTATCACAATTATCAAAGGAGGAACTCGAAATTGGGTAA